Genomic segment of Verrucomicrobium sp.:
GCCAGGGCCCAAAACGGGCCATTCGGGAAAGTTGTCAGACCCGCCACAACGAAGGAGGAGTATGATCGAGGCTTCTAACCCCCAGCAGGACGCCCGGGCCTACCAGGAGGTCGTGAGGGGCACAACCCCCCAGCCCAGGAAGCCGATCTTCCCCCGGATGCAGGCGGTACTCGACCGTAACGGACTGACCGAGCTACCGCGCTACGACCTGACCAACCCGGTCGTTCAGGAGTTGGAGCGGGCCCGGCAGCAGGACATGGTCGACGAGGCGCGGGCCGGAGATCGGCAGGCGAGGGAGGATCGGTTTGTGGAGCTGTGCCCCCCGGCGTTCCAGGAGACCGACCGCGCCCGCCTGCGGGCCGACCTGGTCGACAAGGTGCTGTCCTGGCAGATGGGCCCCACGGGCCTGGTGCTCTACGGCGATACCGGCGGCGGGAAAACCCGCACGCTCTGGCTGCTCCTGCGGAGGCTGGTGGTCGACGAGGCGATCCACGTTCGGGTTCTTTCGGCCTTCGACTTCAGCGCGGAGGCCAGCGACGCCTACCGCAACGGCACCGAGAAAGCGTTCGTCAGCACGCTGGCGGGAAGCGTCGGCGTCCTGGTGATCGACGACCTGGGCAAGGCGAAGATCACCGCCCGAGTGGCCGAGGCGCTTTTCGAGATCGTCGACCGGCGCACCGCCGCGGGCCGACCGCTCATCGTCACGACGAACGATGTCGGCGAACGCCTCAAGGAACGCTTCGAGGACCAGAACGCGGCCGAGCCTCTGCTCCGCCGACTCCGCGAGTTTTGTGCGGCCATCAATTTCCGCAGATGAAAACCAACCACAACCAAGAAAGTAACGACCACACCATGATCTACGACGAAACCTTCAAAGACCCAGCGCCTCCCACGCGATGCATCTCTCGATTGGAGGAGGCTAGGGAATTAGCGCGAGATCCCTACGTGCAGCAAAAATTGCACGAGGCCCGCGTTGCTGGTGCGGAGGAACGGCTCAAGGCGGGCTACAACAACGAACAGGAGGATGAGGAATGAAGGCCTGTCGTCTAATCGGGGAAGCCATCCAGTTTATCGCCGAGTGCGCCTTCGCCTTTGCCGTTCTTCGCCGAATGAACACGGACCAAGGATTGACGGAAGGCGATCTAATTTCCTGGGGGATTGCCCTTATTTTATTTCGCCTTGGGTACATGGAGAAAAGCGAATGACTGCCATCGACATCGCCGAAGGGCTGGTGCTGGCGTTCGTCACCAAGTGCCTCCTGGAAATCATCGCGGCCACGCTCATCGTCGCGGCCATCATCCTGGGCATGCTCCTGTGGGAGATGGCGAAGGGAGGGAAATGAACGATACCCCCTACGTTTCCAGGTGCTGCCGCGCCAAAATCCGCACGGAGAAGCGCCCCCACATCACGCCCGACACCTACGTGACATGGAGTGAATGCACGAGCTGCGACCGGGTATGCGACGTGACATTCCCGGAGCCGGAGCCGGAGCCGGAGAAGGATAAATGAGCGAAGTGACGATTACGCTGGTATCCAAATGCTGCGGCGCAGAATTGCGATTGGAGGGCCAGCGGCCCGGATACAGCGCCTACAACGGCCAAACGCTGTGGCTCGCCTGCGTCAAATGCAACCAGCCCACAGATGGTGTTGATAAAAAAACCAACAAAAAATATCGGATATAAAAACCAGAATCAGAAAAGAGAAATGAAATACAAAATCGAAAAAGGAATTGAGATTTCGGCTAAGAGGAAAAATGTCACGAAGTATCCATTTTTGGAAATGGAGATTGGGGACAGTTTTGTGTTTGAGAAAAAAAACTACAGAAAAGTCCTAAGCTCCGCCTCGCACTCTTCCAAAACGGGTAAGAGGTTTGAATCCAGAGCGATTTCCGAAAACGAAGTCAGAATTTGGAGGGTCAAATAATGACCACCAAACCCAACCCCGGAAAGGGGTATCGGCTGTTGAAAACCGAGCCGGGGATTCCTCCTTACTTTGTGTCAGGAAAGCCCAAGCCGAAGACGAGGAAGGTCACGCTGTGGATGAATGTCTATGAGAGACCTGTTCTATGCGGCTATGCGTATGCAACAAAGTGGCAGGCTGATGAGGCTAAAGGCCCGGACCGCCTCGGCAACCGCGCCCACAAGGTCGTGATCGAGATTCCCGTGGAGAAGGGAGGGAAGAAATGAGTGTTAAGAGCAACCTCGTGGCGCTTTTGGGAGACGACCGGATTCCGTGGTATCAGAAGCAGTGCTTGGAAGATGCTCTGGCCGAGATCGAGCGGCTGGAAAAGCGCGAAGCGGCTGCGGTGAGGTTGGTTGAGGCGATGGAGCGGCAAATCTGGGCCTGGGAAAAAAAGGAAGGCTCGCAAGAAGAAAGGGCTTCAGCCATGAGCGATCTGATTGGGGCTCATTTTGCCTACGAAGCCAGCCGCGCCGGGAAGGAGGGGGAGAGTGAAAGAGCTATTTAGTGACGGCCAAGTCCAGGTGCTGAATGGCAAGTGGGAGGATTTCATCGGAAACGCTGATCACATCATCACCGATCCCGACTATGGAACAACCTATCAAAAATGGGACAAGGGCCTGGACCTTTCGGCATGGTGGGTATGGATCAACAAAACGCTTACACCCGGAGGGAC
This window contains:
- a CDS encoding ATP-binding protein, which produces MELCPPAFQETDRARLRADLVDKVLSWQMGPTGLVLYGDTGGGKTRTLWLLLRRLVVDEAIHVRVLSAFDFSAEASDAYRNGTEKAFVSTLAGSVGVLVIDDLGKAKITARVAEALFEIVDRRTAAGRPLIVTTNDVGERLKERFEDQNAAEPLLRRLREFCAAINFRR